ACCAAAAGAATATTCACCAGTAAATTTGAAGTGCAACTCGGCTTTCTGCCAAGCATCCTCGGTCTATACTATTTACACGCTTGTATCTTATTTATCCTTCATGCCGcctctcttctccaaaaagtCCTTTGCCTCGTTCACTTTCGTGGCCAAAAAGGCCGACCCACCTTTATCCGGGTGGTttgccatcatcaacttccTATGCTGCTCCTTCAACCTGGCTTTTGACAAGTTTGTCtctttcaagttcaagatcTGGAGGGCCTCCTTCGCCGTCATCTTTGGGCCAAACGAGCCCTTGATAAATGCTTTCCCGTGTAGTCCCGGTTGGTTCAGTTTGAACATGCCTGCGGCCACGTAAGCCAACCCGAAAGCTCCAAGTCCCGTGAGCCATGGGTGGTCGCCCATCCAGTCACATGTCCTGTCGAAGTACCACTCAACCGAACCTTCGggagctttctttttttgtaaCTGGCCCGTGTATGTGGGCTGCTGATACACCTGCTGGGGGTGCTGCAGGTCTGCTGGGGGTTGTAGGGCAGAGTTCATGTGGATATGGGGGGATCAAAGTTGGAGGTGGtgatttgaaaatcttcGCCTTTCGCTAATGGTAGTGGTGAAGGCACGTGACTACGGCTGATAAGctcaactttttcaagattggGCCACTAATTTGGAAATGTAAGAGTAGAAGACTATTATTCAAGGTAATATAGATGGAGTAGAATAGAAGCTCTTCTGAAGTTGGGTTATGGTGTTTCGCTAGGGTCTGGCTTGGACGTATGCTCACACATCAAAGTCGGGCGCACTCAACTTTCTGAACATTCAACCACTTGGGCCAGtacataaaaaa
This DNA window, taken from Candidozyma auris chromosome 7, complete sequence, encodes the following:
- the PAM18 gene encoding Pam18p, which produces MNSALQPPADSQHPQQVYQQPTYTGQLQKKKAPEGSVEWYFDRTCDWMGDHPWLTGLGAFGLAYVAAGMFKSNQPGLHGKAFIKGSFGPKMTAKEALQILNLKETNLSKARLKEQHRKLMMANHPDKGGSAFLATKVNEAKDFLEKRGGMKDK